A region of the Haematobia irritans isolate KBUSLIRL chromosome 5, ASM5000362v1, whole genome shotgun sequence genome:
atttttggggacgaaaacatcattaTTTGGGGAAAAGAGCTAGAAAaattctggcaacactgccagCAATCGGGCAAGCGGGCAGAAATGAATTCAAAGGAGCAACCATGACAATCGTAGCACTCTTGTTTGTCGGCATTGCTCAAAATGCCTAGCACTATTTTCATAACAGAAGCCTTCGAAGCCTTTTCACacgtttgcctgttttttttttttagaaaagaacctaaaaagctaattttccgggcaaaattaaaaaagtacgcattttttacaagaaaagaaaacaccaattATCAAAGTATATGGTAAGgacaaacttatttctatagaaattattttatcaatattttatttctatatagaaaaatttgtcaaaattttatttctatagaaaattgtgtaaaatttttatttttacagaaaattttttcaaaattttatttctacagaaaattttgttaaaattttatttctattttactaCTTTATTATTTGGATGTAAAtattcgttcataaatacaaggtgaccgaactcccattttcataccTCCAGCATTATCAAAGTTGATGGTAAGGACAAGCTGATTTGGACTGATATTTATAATTGAGTTTATTAACTTGGAAAGAACCAAGATTTTAATCGGTTCATTCTTgccttaaatttaaataaaacattgtAAAATCAATTCCAGGTTTTAGGGAAGCTGAATTTTCCTTATAATATGTGATCTTGTTATcattattaattataattagtgaatatatattaattataattagtgtagaataaatatgaatatttatatTCTTTTATTACTGCAAATATGACTAATGTGTCTAATAATTCAtctcatggaatattttttaaacaagcACTCTTTGCGACCCTTTATGGAtaattaacttatttttttttaatatatacactAGTTACgtataaattaaatgaatttacgCAAatagatgttaatatatgcaTATTATGATGCTATATGTGGAtgtatatttaataatttgtttttgtttgtttttttttttttttatatgttatgATTTAAAACAATTTGAACTTTAAACTTAAACATCCACATAATGTTGTTTGTGACAATAACATTATAAAAAAAGGGTTTATGGCATGCCATAAtcgttttattttcttaatttcaattgCATGACTAAGCttaaataaaaatggaaaaaattgcaAACTCCAAAGTGGGTGTAAAACTGTCATAAACCAGAAAACATTCGATAAATTGAgagatgaaaatttcgttatgaatgggtaaatttaataaactgaaagaaattagtttttttttaaatagcaaacaaaaacaacagatTGTGGcctctgaaaaaaaattaaatttataaacaaccttgccattttggtccgatcgaaacaaaattggtctaaaaaattattattttttaaatttggtccgatggtcaaaccaaatggaatttggttgattttggtccattttcggtagtttttttacaattttatgtagaaataaaattttgccaaaataatctgtacacacaaagaaatttgttagtagggatagcagaaaagtctgctaaaacagcagaaagtctgctgaaaaagggacagcagtcattgtttgctgaaatagcaaacatttcctgctattttttaagctcgattacactaaaacatgttttattttggctaaaacaaataaaaatgtcaacttaggagctatcctaacataattaacacaatattttatgcatatctatagtatttgaccaaaaatctgaatatttatcgaattaaggcataacagcaaacaaaatgtttgctgatcgtatttaggagcttgtaagtatattacagtgcaaaaatataccaaaaactagtcttgattcttaaatatgctttggggaaaaatttataacctaaaaattttataaattgttgttcattaaccCCTGAAgttcaaaaatataacagcagacatcgactgctgtttttagaaggcttttttctatgagtgtagaaataaaattttgacaaaaatttctatacaaataaaattttaacatttttttctataaaaataaaattttgccaaaattttgtacagaaaaaaaccttaaaacaaaatttgtatagatacaaaactaTGCAACAATATTGTGTAggaggaaattttttagttttttatttgatttttgatgGAATAATCAAATCATGttttttcaagctcgaggtcttttaaatattttatttatttttcccaaaatttcacgATTACGATATTGAACCGCTTCCTCAGGGGTATGTATAATATCGACAACACAAAATTACTTAAAGCTACTGTAGATTCACTACACTCGTCAGCTGTCTgtattttgtataggaagaaaattttgtaaaaattttattgaactaaaagtttgacaaattttccatagatatgaaattttataaaaattttctatggaaataaagttttgacaaaaaaaaatatgtagaaaatttccatagacaaattttccatagatatgaaattttgacaaaattttctatagaaataaaattttgacaatattttctatagacataaaattttgacaaaattttctatagaaataaaattttgacaaaattttctatagaaataaaattttgacaaaattttctatagaattaaagtgttgacaaaattttctatagaaataaaaaaaaatcttctatagaaataaaattttgacaaaatctatagaagtaaaattttgacaaaattttctatagaaataaaaaaaaatcttctatagaaataaaattttgacaaaatctatagaagtaaaattttgacaaaattttctatagtaataaaattttgacaattttttctatagaaataatattttgacaaaaaatttctatagaaataaaatgttaacaaaattttctagagaaatgaaattttgacaaaattttctatagaaataaaattttgaaaaagttttgaatagaaataaaaatttgacaaaattttctatcgaagtataattttggaaaaattttaactttattaatgacattaatttaatttggaaaaattttggaaaaattttggtacaattttggaaaaatgttgcgccaaaataaaaattcattgtggcaacgttatttataaacataaatcagctgtttttggtGTTTCAGTCGAACGAAAACTTCGTCGTTTTGGCATGTCTCTCATCAAATCctggtacaaaaaaaaactttgttcttaaatgcaaaatttgctGTTAATTAACATAGTTATGCAAAATCAcatatgatgtttttcttttttttagctGCTTTGCCCGAGGTAATTGTACGTAATTGCCGTAATTGTTCTCCACAACAGGCCCAAAATGCTCAAAAACTAACCACATTCCTACAAACAAAATATCCGGATGTTTGGGCCATGCTCCTGAGAAAATACAAAACATAAATTATGGATTAACTTGTCAGCGAACATCTTTTGCAGAAAACAGAATTTCCGGATGGAGCCTATCTAACTATCCTATGcacaaaaatcaatttcatgcataatacatagaaataaacaactactaatcttaaaaaaatcaaaatcttacaTTAATGTAAAATatagcaacagtaaaaaattcaattcgctcaaattcaaagaaaaaatcCAGTAATTGGTATATGTATGTAATAattcgcaaaaaaaattattcgaaataaaGAAACTACTATAATCGTTCATAATTGTGGAATAGAAactagatgatgatgatgatgggatACACCACACAAAATATTTCTTGCTGCAATATTATCCGCTTGTAAACtactattttaataaattaaataaatgagtCCTAAAAGtatgttttaaattaatttaattctgCTAACAAATAcaatacatattatttctatttcagCAACAATGATTTATAAATATTGTCAACTGTAAAACTGTGAAAATACTTTGTCATTCCTATTGTCAGAAGAGCCATAAATAGATTCCTATAAAttatttgaagaattttaattttatgtaagCGTACTTGATTAGCATAACTTTTTAAAGTTAAAAGAAACAGTTGatggaaatatttaatttgaactaCCCTGTTATTGCGATAGGTCAACATtcataataacattttgtagaTTAGTTGACATCATACGTAACATAACGCAACGTATATATATTAACAATATGAGTGTGTAAATTAGGGCTGTCActcgggataaatcccgtctCGAAATAcagggattttttatttttaatcccgggatttttcggcATCCCGAAAAACTAATTGCAAATTGTTTAATTTGTGactttttagcattatttattaataaattggagtctCCATTCAGTGCAAAGGGCCCTTAGATTTCATAtccgacaaattgagttaataaacgtttttggtacaccttgagttagaatttattatacatgaggtatactataaaaagcacaatttcatcaaaaattgaagTAAACGATAAGGTCCTCTTTTGAGCaatgagttcatgtgaaatggatttcttgccacataaaataaaaaagaaacgaTAAAAGGTCGGTCGACAATATGACAAGATCgcgtttatctgataaaaatttagATGCCTTGATAGGTTTGAAAGGATTAACACAAAagtaagaatatatatataatctaaTCAAtaagatagcgatatgaaactactttttaatttatttttgtcataattttttgttttttcttttcttcatgTTGTTCAGTTGGACCAAGTGTTCGTTAAATGTGATAGCAATTTGAAATgactttttaatttactcttatgttcttttttttactgcgtgagaaggctgttatgatggccaatattcgatgggaaaattgcaagggttgtaacgacaccaagcaaatatggccccatttaaacttaaaccgcacactagatatgctagtgttctcaaggcgtcagatagcactcctgatatctgctataacgggtcgctgcctgataggcgaatttgcaaaaaactataggtgtgaagtataatgactattgtataagctgtcatgatgtggaggaaaggaatcaattaaacacctcttgtgtgagtgtcctgctttttgtgtaaggcgtaagcgaattttaggagcatatagctttagattactggctgatctggaaaacgttaacttaagcagtttgttaatgtttttggagcaatctggttggttccacaaaagtaaaagtaaataatagagaaggttcagtggttaagactagaagtgcccatatgtaataggtacttttagttaaatgtggtatcacaatggactgaatagtctaagtgagcctgaaaattaatcgggctgcccctttaacctaacctaacctatgttcttttgttaataaaattgaattaaactaattTGGCTTaattaacaacaattttttggcgctgtagattgttatcACTTAAAACATTTAAAGAATCCCGGAAATTTCTGGATTccgaaaaaatcccgggattcggtgtttcaaaatatagaatcgATCCAGAATGACAGCccttgtgtaaatataaccatagtgaTAGGCGGCAGGCGAAACCTTTTTGCCGCGACGTTTTCGAGTGTTTTTGATGGTTAATATAGcttgatttttcaatatttaataaaggacttgaataaaaacatgtaatggcttgttatttgttgagttatttcaagaaaaaaaagaatttccacGTGAACaagcaacaacaatgcttagtgGTGAGAAATTGATAAGCAATGGCAACACTATTCCATTTCCCGGCATGGAAttagaatagattttaatttggcgacacgccgctagccgtcacggtatttcGTCGTGGACTTTCGGCTTCCCTTAAGAAATGCCCGTAAACAAGGGATCACCTACCGCCTattggtgggtattaagttcgagtttagccgctaaaatcgacaTTTTTACGAGTACTTTTCTTTactaatccattttaaagaataaaaactttatagaaagttactttgggctattccccaccaagttatattaaaatttgcatcaaatacttttaattttatatttgtttactgatttatttttgattttagcggctaaactcgaactaacTAACTAAAGTGAGTACTAACTCACTTTATACTTTTAAAAGTTGTAAGTAACAGTTaatggaaatatttaatttgaactaCCCTGTTATTGCAATAGGCTCCACAttcataataacattttgaagatTAGTATGGCATAATACAACAAAGTAACGTAACGCAACgtattatattattaaaatGAAACTTTCAACATGAAAGTTTACTTGAAGGACTATAAGCTTTGTTTGCTGATGCTCCTGTGTACCTAGAACAAAACGTATTCCAAAGGAGCAAAACTTAATGAACTATGCTCCAATAAATAAAATCCTACCGGAAATCTTGAAACAttgttgtttttcaattttattttaataatatagtACAAATAATAGAAGctaataagaaaaacaaatttaataaaatccaaatttttttgctatgttAAATGTCACGCTGTTAAAAGTACCATTCTTTGGAAGCCtagaaaaagtgaaattggaaagtTACGTTCTGTTCATCAGCAAGATGATGGCACAATATTTGCCATATGTGCTACTGGAACTCCTATCTTGGATACGTTTGTTGGAATCTAATGGAAATCCCTCTTTGGGTGAGGTACCAGTACTTTTTCGTTTACATTCAAATGTGGGTGAGAAGGCAATACAAATCGAGGGTAATACAAATGCTACTAGCAGCAGTATGAAAAGGCAAGTTTACTGCAGGTACTGAAGAAACGAAAAGATAGTAAATAACGAAATGTTAAGAAGAAAAGTAAATAAGAAAGGCGTGCTAAAATGACGTGAGTACAATCTTTGAATCTTACAGAAATaccaatacatttttttccaaaacagtAAAGGTTGAATTAAATatcatgcgttaatccgtgcgttagggttgatttttttctatttgaagCACTCTAACCGAGCTGTTGCTTtgaaagagaaaattcaactcttcaatcaacggtcgcattaacgcatggtatgtaattccaccaTTCCACCTTAAACCAGTTTCATGTGCGAACGAAAGCTCGTAGCATGAAACTTTCCACTCAGCCTACGTGACATTtcgtttcgtccgtgtatacgaCATTTGCGACAGGCTCTTCGTTCCTCTTTGCAATTTTGTTCTTTGCAATTTAGGCCAAATTTCAGTGTTGTTGGGGGGTCGGGTCTCGCATATTGTTGAGAGAGTAGAAAAAAAGGAAGAAAAGTTTTCGCACTTTGCATCCTGGAAAGAACATGGCCGCGATGTCTCCGGGCGATAAATTAATTAGTGGTGCTACCCGAAAACTGGGTCTGGGCCATTTGAAAATGGCCAAATTCATGTTTCTTATCATATCAGCAATTGTTTGTGTTATAATCTTCTATGCGAATACACAGTCATCAGTAATTGGTAGAAGATCCCTATTTGCATTATTCTTGAATAAGGACCACAATAGCAACAAGGATGAGCACCAAGAATCCGCAGTAGTATACAATGAGAACATTGGAGATGTCCTAGATTCAGATTTGATGATAAATATACCTCCACAAGAGGAGGAGGGTGATGATGAGGAAACAACACTGCCACTAAACGAAGGCCGCCATCGTCGCAAGGGAGAGGACACGCAGATGAAGTTATTTTCAACACGGAGACCACGAAAATCTTTAATTATGAAATCAGTGCTATTGAAACCTCCCACAATGCGCAATGCAtcagtgcaaattttcaacttggCCTCAGGTGGTAGCTCAACAACCGGAGGCTCTTCATCCAGCCTTAGTACAACATCTGATTACAACATATTCGTTATATACACCAAGGAAAACTATCAGCTACATGTAAAATTCGAATTATTTGCTCGTTCCTTGCTGAAGTACGCCAATTCGGGGGTCCTGATGCATCTGCATGTACTAACAGATGAGACCAGTGGTCATTCTGTGGAACAGATTCTCAAATCGGAGATAACTCGTTACAGGCGCTCCATAATCTACAGTCTATACAGCATGCATTTATGTGCCGAGCAGGTGATGGATATCGTTAATACTATGACGCCTTACTTTAGCTCTACACCCAAATCCTATTACAGTGATGCTCTTTTCTTCCTATCGTTAGGTTTACATCGCATTGCCGATGAAAATATGCAGCGTGCAATATTACTTGATTGTGATATCGTCTTCCGTTCCGATGTACGTCTCTTGTTCAATGAGTTCGAGAGATTTGGTCCAGACCATTTGTTTGGTCTGGCACCGGAATTGACACCCGTATATCGTCACATATTGTATCGATATCGTGCCACTTATACAAATACGGACTTTGGAAGTCCATTCTATTTGCCGGCATCGCCGTCACAGCAGGCAGCTAATGAAATGGTTTCAGAGGAATCTCCCCTAGTTATCCATAGCCCACATAAATTACGCAAACTGGAGAGGCATGGCTCCAAACATGGCTATCCAGGTTTGAATTCCGGTGTAGTATTACTTCATTTACAGCGTATACGTAAATCGCATTTATATCATCATCAATTACAAGATACAGAGGTGCGTAAAATCACCTCCAAATATATGTTTAAGGGTCATTTGGGAGATCAAGATTTCTTCACGCTATTGGGTTATGAATTTCCAAATTTGATATATCGTTTGGATTGTGTTTGGAATCGTCAGTTGTGTACATGGTGGAAGGATCATGGCTATAGTGATgtctttgacaaatattttacgTGTAAGGGTCGTATTAAAATGTATCATGGTAATTGCAATGCCAGAGTACCAGAGTGAAGTGGAGATGTTAGTTTGGTAAAcgatgttcattttttttttacttaaactgcacagaaaaaatgatGCTGATGACGATGCAGTAGTAGATTGAGGATGTCTCAATCATTGTCTTAACCGCAGGTGGGTGTGCATTTAAACATAATGTCCCATGCAGACGGCAGAAGCCTAATATTGTCATTTGACGGAAAGAAAGCAGCACCTTCCTAAACTTTATCGATTTTCATTGAAGAGGactgtgtctgcattgctcaatgaatgaAAAGAAAAGTAGCTTCTTTCCAAACTCTATCGTAAAGTGAGTTTAATTTTAACAATCTATTGACCTCTGTTCGGTAAACACTATTAActtaaatcaccctttagaataaaGGTACACGCAAACTTGTACCATGAATCTCTTCCGGGAATAGACCCCACACATTGCGTTTTCAATTGCATACCATTGTGCTTTACGGCCATAATGTCCACAAGTCAGTTTTTGATAATTGGCAATAGATCTTTAATCCCTTTTagattttagacaattttcactAGTTGTTCTTTGTCCACGTTTCTTGAAGATAAGCAAAATATTTCGACGTTGCTTAAATCTCTTCCAAAGGATTTTTAATATTATCCTCCTTAAAccaattcaataattttgaggTATTTTATAGTCCCTTTCGACTTTGGCATTTTTATACCCGAACAgggttattataagttagtgcatacgtttgcaacacccagaaggagacgagatagacacatggtgtctttggcaataatgctctgtgaacacatttttgtctgtcgtctgtctgtgaacacatttttgtgatcaaggtCTAGGTCGCAGAAATCGggttagatttagatattgctctcatatatatcttacgcccgatatggacttatatggccccagaagccagagttttagcccaatttggttgaaattttgcactaggagtacaattagtagtatagtcagatatagctcccatatatatctttcgctcgattttccgtcatatgaccacagaggtcaaagctgtagtccgatttatgtgaaattttgcacagcgagttgaattaaaatacaaagtatgcatgtcaaatttggatgaaatcggttcagatttccatatagcttccatatatacgtttttccaatatgggcaaaaatgaccaaaatacccacattttccttttaaaatcgcaaCTACTAAGTCGTAAACTtttaaaattgactcaaattttcctttatttctaatacatatctatcgaccgataaatcataaatacacttttgcgaagttgcctcaaaatttgtGCGgtttaaaatgtttccaatatttttttattaactagTGTACTTAAGTTTTAAgtctatatattataaattttgttcagatggagtaagatttaaatgtattatcgaaaatgtggatttacaaagtggtgcagggtataatatagtcggtcccgcccgactttaacactttccttacttgttttacttgttGTTATGTATGAAATATTCATATTaacaatattaatattttatatattattttatattccatCAGCACTCTGGTAAGGGACACTATTAAAATGTAAGATAAATTGCCCAACACCAagtgtaaaaaaaattctaaaattattgATCAAAGAATTTCTTTGATAAAAAATCAGATTTTCCAGCCTTTTGAGGATTGATTAGTATCAATGATAAGGGATCTCGAGTtctgttttttctgtgcagtttaAGAAAAAGATCATATTGCTAAAACATACATAATTATCCCATTACGTTATATATTTAGGACCATTTTCCCATGtatcaataaaaattacattccaatttttttagtctTTATAAAAAGTGGTTATAATTTCTAAATCTCTTATGATGTGAAAAGGTTCATATCACAACAAAATGGACTGGGTAATTATTACCTTCTTTCTAACAAATAGCATTCCAATTtgaaaatcgaaataaaaactcGAATTAGATACCAAGAAAAATCACTTATACATTCATACACTCATTTTTCGTCGAATAAAGTGTTCATTCGAAACAACccgaatataaaaaattattaaaacaaaaaaaacaaacttttaaaTCCAATGATCTTAAGACAATGAAATCGaatcaataattaaaaatagcCTTTAGTAAGTAGTTAGTTAGGTGTTAAAATATACTACTCGATTATACTTACTTACACTtccccacacacacacagtgGAAAAAATAAATACGAATAAAGGAAATGTAGTAGACACGGAAACATGATAACACACACCATAATGCATCTCCActccaacgaaaaaaaaaattgacattttacaCTTTCAACTATTTAATGaagtttatgaatttttttagtcttcattgtatttcatttttgtgataatcattattttgaattttcaaaacaagttCGTTAATTTAACAACGATCATTCTTAAAAATCTCAGCAAGAACGTATTATTATTATATCATATGCCATACACGAATAATCAGCCATTTCAATAAtacatattattataaaataataaaaaaaataaatcgtaTTATAACATTTCACATACACGAAACTTACGTAGTTTATATTATCTTCTTgacatataagaaaaaaaaaaacaaacaacacagTGCGTAGTTATTATgtacattaaataaataatttaatttaaataaatataaaatagtaataaaaactaatattttgcATTGTTTTAATAGTAGGAAGAGGTCTCCTGGGTTCTATCCGTCCAAAAAGACGTACTATATTCGGTATTCGCTACGAAACTCCAAATTAAAAGAGCAAAAATATTAACGAAGACGTGCGCCTTAAAGGCAAATTACAACAAATCTGCTAAAAATAACGCCTCGAGACCCAAGGCGAACTAACATTCGGaccaaatctttttttaatttttccaactgTTTGGGACAAATCACATCTAtaaaatacacccaaagaattttttagtagaattagcataaaAATAAGGTATGCTGAAACATGAAAATCAGTCGCTATTTGCTTCTAGCAAACATTACCTTTAATTCGgccgaaacaaacaaaaatataaaacgcAGACACCGACGGATGACTTTCCTATGGGTTCCAGCGACAATTTGTGTGTATT
Encoded here:
- the Xxylt gene encoding xyloside xylosyltransferase; its protein translation is MAAMSPGDKLISGATRKLGLGHLKMAKFMFLIISAIVCVIIFYANTQSSVIGRRSLFALFLNKDHNSNKDEHQESAVVYNENIGDVLDSDLMINIPPQEEEGDDEETTLPLNEGRHRRKGEDTQMKLFSTRRPRKSLIMKSVLLKPPTMRNASVQIFNLASGGSSTTGGSSSSLSTTSDYNIFVIYTKENYQLHVKFELFARSLLKYANSGVLMHLHVLTDETSGHSVEQILKSEITRYRRSIIYSLYSMHLCAEQVMDIVNTMTPYFSSTPKSYYSDALFFLSLGLHRIADENMQRAILLDCDIVFRSDVRLLFNEFERFGPDHLFGLAPELTPVYRHILYRYRATYTNTDFGSPFYLPASPSQQAANEMVSEESPLVIHSPHKLRKLERHGSKHGYPGLNSGVVLLHLQRIRKSHLYHHQLQDTEVRKITSKYMFKGHLGDQDFFTLLGYEFPNLIYRLDCVWNRQLCTWWKDHGYSDVFDKYFTCKGRIKMYHGNCNARVPE